ATACATTTATTAATTGTCTTGACTATTTCAAATATTATATGCCATTGAGTGGAGATTGTTGGGTGTTAGGCGATAAAGCCGGAAGTGAAAAGGCAACGCTAACAGCTGAATATCTTGCAAAGGTTGTAAAAGATTCCGGTTATACGCCACAAGACTTTTACCTATTCTGTGCTACAGGAAGCTTGGATATTGCATATCCTAACTTGAAACCTCAGGTAGATGCTATGAGGCAATTGAAGGATACCTTTATTTACTCATCTGATACAAAGAAAGGAAACTTCTATTTCATAGTAAGCGATGGCGGTACACATGCTTGGAATTGGGTTAATCAGTATATTTATGACATCTTACCTGATTTATTTAAATAGAAAGATTACATATCTCCTCACTAATATGTAATTTATAAGTTGTAAAAGAAATGAGAAAAAGCACCCCTAATAAGGGTGCTTTTTCTTAAAGATAATCCTCTGTCTTAAATATTCCTTTTAATTTACTTTAACTTAAACAATATGATAATATGTTAATATATAACCCTTAGGAGTGTACTATGGCTAATGCAAATATTAAATTAATTGCTGAAAAAACAAATCTTTCACCGGGTACTGTATCCATTGTTCTAAATGGACGCGGCGATAAAATGCGCATTTCCGAAAAGACTCAGAACCGGGTGTGGGAAGAAGCGAAATTATTAGGATATAAACCAAATATATATGCCCGCCGCTTAAGAAATCAATCAGCAGGAAATTCAGCTGCAATTATTGGTATTCTGTGGCCTTCTGTATATTCTTCAGAATTGATTGTAAACTTCTTTGATGGAATTCAAAATAGCATTTTAAATGATAAATTGAACGTAGAGGTTGTATTTAAACCTTATCAATATTCGGAAATCAGCAAAATGGAAGATATATTTAAAAATCAGTTGTTTAACGGGGTAATAATTGTTGGGGCCTCTGACAGCGATGTTGATTATTTGTATAAGATAAATTCCACAATGCCAATAATATTGTTTAACAGGCAGAATGATAAATATGGCACCGTGTGTATCGATAATTACACTACAGGTGAAAAAGTATCTCGATTACTTGCTGCGAGAGGACATAAAAAAGCAGGTTTAATTTGTCCAAATCTATTATCACGGAATTTCAGCATGAGAAGAACAGGCTTTTTGGATGGATGTCAAAAATACGGAATTACTGTACTACCGGAGCACATTATTCATGAAACTCTTGACTCAGAAGGTGGGTATCGAAGTGCAGAAAAACTTTTGAGATCACAGCCACTTCCTTCCGCACTTTTTTTGCTTGTATCCGGCTATAGTCATGAGGTCTACTCTGTTTTGCAAAAAAATGGAGTGCGTATTCCCGAGGACATTGAAATAATAGGTTGCTCTGACATCGTATCCAGCCGAATTTTAAAACCAAGTATGACAGTCATTGATTTACCTATACAGAAAATGGTGAAGAAAAGTCTGCAGCTTATTCTGGATATGATAAACGGGTATATACAAGAACCTCACAATATTTTTGAGGAGGCGTATTTTATATTTCGTGAGAGCTGCGGAGGATTTCCTGACTCTGAACCGGTTATTTAAAAACTAGGCCCTACTTCTTTTTTATAACATAAGTAAACTTCCACACAGCTGAATTACCCGAATACCTTCCTCTGTTTTCTATAACTGTAACTTTAGATGTATAATTATAACTCTTGTTTGCTTTTAGCTTGCTTACGGAAACCGTGAGAGTCTTGCTCCCATAGTCAGGGTAACTATCATCCTCTTCTGCCATTGAAACAATAGTAATCTTTCCGGTTGGTGTTGTTGATATTTCTACCGTTTGTCCCTCGTAAATTGCCTTTTTATTAACTGTAGCACCATATCCCCATTCATTACCTACATGGTTATTTTCAATACAAGTAACGGATTGCAATGTTACCTTTACTTTAGTATTTGAAGCACTGTAGGCTCCACTTGTGAAAAACGGTAATATAAGTATTATTATTAATAAAAAACTGATAACCCTTTTATTCAATTATAATCAACCCCATTCTTCAAAATAATCTGTTAATGTCCAAATTATAACATATTAATTACTTATTAGTAAACTTTTACCAATTACCTGCGATTATAACCTATCATGATTTCACAATGAATATATTAATTTCTAAAAACAGATAATAATTTTGGAGGTGAAATCTTATGAATCAGAAAATAGCAATCGAACCGAATTTGACTCCCATCAAGGACTATCTGACTAAAAAAGGATACAAAGTTGAAAATATGGACTATGGACAAGGTGCCACAAAAAATAATTATGATGCAATTATAGTTGCAGGTGTAGAAACAAATATAATGGGCATACAGGATACAAGCAGCAAAGCCATTGTAATAAATGCTGACGGTATGACAGAAGAGCAGGTATATCAGGAACTTCAAAGCAGATTACATTAAACAAACAAAAACCCCAATACGTTAACGTATTGGGGTTTTTGCTCGTTGATAACATTATATTTTATTTTTGTCCGTAATAAGCTTTTGGGCCGTGCTTTCTCATAAAGTGCTTGTCTAGCAGCACCTGTGGCATGGAAGTTACATTAGGGTTCAACTGTCTGCACTGAATAGCCATCATAGCTATTTCTTCTAAAACAACAGAATTATGAACCGCGTCTGCTGCACTTTTTCCCCATGTAAAAGGCGCATGATTTTTTACAAGAACGGCAGGGATGTAGTTAGGATTTAAATTTTTAAAAGCCTCTATTATTACAGTTCCGGTATTTGCTTCATAATCAGACTCAATCTCAACCTTTGTCATTTCCCGAGTACATGGGATTTCACCATAAAAGTAATCCGCATGAGTAGTCCCGTAAGCAGGAATCCCCATACCAGCCTGTGCAAAAGCAGTTGCCCATCTGGAGTGGGTGTGGGTTACACCTCCTATTTCGGGAAAAGCATTATACAGAGCTACATGAGTTGGTGCATCAGAGGACGGCTTTAATTTACCTTCCACCACTTTACCTGTGAGGTCGATTAGTACAATATCATCAGCAGTCATAACGTCATACTCAACGCCGCTTGGTTTTATTGCAATTAATCCGCTTTCTCTGTCAATACCGCTTACATTTCCCCATGTATATGTTACAAGTCCTTTTTTAGGCAGTTCCAGATTGGCTTCCAGCACTGCTTGTTTGAGTTGTTCCAACATATTTTTTACCTCATAAAATCAATTATTCCAATAAACTATTTCAGTTCAAGGAGTTAACCGCAGCTCTTTCAATATCCAGTCCCTTTGTGTACCGTTTCATAAACTCGTTAAAACCGTCAACATCCTTTGGATCAGGCTGTACAATTTCACCTTGGCTTTCCCCAAACACATTTTGTTTAAGAAAATCCTCCAATGATTGTGAACTTGTTCTATTGATCATGTATGAAGCAAGCAATGCGATGCCCCATGCACCACCTTCACCCGCAGTCTTCATAACTGATACAGGCACATTAAAGGCTGCTGCCATAATCTTCTGTCCTACTTCCTTTGTCTTAAAGAAACCGCCGTGTCCGGTAATACCGTCCACTTTAACAGCTTCCTTTTGGAAAAGGATATCAAGGCCGGTTTTTAAAGCCCCAAGAGATGTAAACAAATTGACCCTGATAAAGTTAGCCAAATTAAAATTACTGTTTGATGAACGAACAACCATCGGGCGTCCCTCTTCAAAATGAGTAATATGTTCACCTGAAATATAGCCGTACGCAAGCAAACCTCCGCAATCGGGGTCACCTTGAAGTGCCAATCCCAGCAGAGTATCATATAGCTGTGGCTTTTTCACGTCAAAGCCCAAGGCCTTAACTGCCTCAGCAAATATACCCATCCATGCATCATAATCAGATGTACAATTATTTGAATGAACCATTCCCACAAGACTTCCGTCAGGTGTAGTCACCAAGTCAATTTCCGGATATACTTTGGATAATTCCTTTTCGAGTACAACCATGGCAAAAACTGAAGTCCCGGCAGATACGTTTCCTGTACGGACTGCTACGCTGTTGGTTGCAACCATTCCGGTACCCGCATCACCCTCAGGAGGGCATAGAGGGATACCTGCTTGAAGCTCACCGGTAACATCAAGGAGCTTTGCCCCTTCTTCTGTCAGTTTACCTGCTTCAGTACCCGAAACCAAAACCTTTGGAAGAATATTTTCAAGCTTCCACGAAAAATTATGACTGTCGTTAACCTCATTAAACTGCTTAATCATATTTGAATTAAAGCCTTTTGTATTTAAATCAATTGGGAAAACACCTGATGCCTCTCCGACACCAAGAACTTTTTCTCCTGTTAACTTCCAGTGTATATACCCGGCCAATGTAGTCATAAAATCAATACCGGATACATGCTCCTCATTGTTCAGTATAGCCTGGTAAAGATGGGCAATACTCCATCTCTGAGGAATCGGGTAACTGAACAGCTTGGTAAGTTCCTCAGATGCCTGCGCAGTTATAGTATTACGCCATGTTCTGAAAGGTGTCAGAAGGTTTTCTTCCTTGTCAAAAACCATATAACCGTGCATCATTCCACTAAATCCGATAGCACCGGTTGTTTTTAACCCTACACCGAACTTCTCCCTAACTTCTTTAATCATTTCCTGATAGCTGTTCTGAACACCCTTCCAGATATCTTCCAAGCTGTAAGTCCAAATGTTATTGATATAACTGTTTTCCCAGTCATGACTGCCGGATGCGATAGGTGCATTATCTGCACCTATCAATACCGTTTTTATTCTGGTTGATCCGAGTTCAATCCCAATTGTTGTCTGTCCGTTAATAATAGCATTTCGACCGTCATTTAGTTCATGTGTCATTGTTTTCCCCCTCATGTAGTCATCCATACTTATTCACTGAATCTAATAGGATGTCATTCAGATTAACATAAATTTTTATTTGAATGGATTCTCGTCCTTATAAAGCATAGCTGCAGGCTGATTGAAAGCTACATCCTCAACACCAAGAAGCTTCATTGTTGCAAACAGAACTTTTCCCATGTGCTTGAATGCTACACCGCCATGGTGTGGGTATCTCTTAGCAATCAGTACATGTCTGTAGAATCTGCCCATTTCTTTGATTGCAAATACACCTATACCACCAAATGATTTAGGATCAACATCAATAATCTCTCCCTCGGCAACATAACTTCTCAGCTGGCTGTCAGCTGTTCCTTGGAGCCTGAAGAAAGTAATATCTCCCGGTCTTATTGTTCCTTCCAAAGTTCCTCTTGAGATATCAGGCTCCTTGTCTGGTTCAAGCAATCTGTGCATGATAAGCTGATACTTCATAGAGTGGTTTTTCATCATACATGAAGGAGTATTTCCGCAGTGGAAGCCCATAAACAAGTCTGTAAGAGTATATCCGTTAAATAAATCCTTATTGTTTTCAAACATATCCTTAGGAACAGAGTTGTTTATATCCAACAGAGTTGCAGGCATTTGTGTAGCACAAGTAATTATATATTCACTTAATGCACCATAAATATCTGTTTCACATGCTACTGGAATTCCTTTTGCTGCAAGTCTTGAATTAACGTAACATGGAACGAATCCGAACTGTGTCTGGAATGCAGGCCAGCACTTATTTGCAAATACAAAATATTCAGAAGCGCCCTTATTCTGTTCAGCCCAATCCAACAAAGTAATCTCATATTGTGCTAACTTTGGAAGAATTCCGGGATAACCGTTTCCATTTTTGAGTTCTTCTTCCATCTCTTTAACAACTGCAGGTATTCTAGGATCATCCTTGTGATTGTTAAATGCTTCGAAAAGATCAAGCTCTGAATTTTCCATTATTTCAACGCCCAAATCATACAAAGGTTTAATAGGAGCGTTACATGCAACAAAATTAAATGGTCTTGGTCCAAAGCTAAATATTTTGAGTTTTGAAAGGCCAAGAAGTATTCTTGCGATATTTTCAAAATCCCCAACCATTTCTGAAACATCCTGTGGGTCTCCAACCGGATATTCAGGAATATATGGGTTCAGTTTTCTCAATGCCAGATTATAAGATGCATTCAGCATACCGCAATATGCATCTCCACGTCCGCCTATAAGGTTTCCTTCAGATTCTTCAGCAGCAGCTACAAACATAACCGGTCCGTCAAATTTCTGAGCAAGTATGGTTTCAGGTCCTTCAGGTCCAAAGTTTCCAAGGTATACTACAAGAGCATTTACATCAGCATCCTTTAATTCCTTCAGAGCATTGAGAACATCTATTTCATTCTCAACTGCTGTATTTGCCTGAAATATTTCTAAACCTTTTTCTGCGCAAGCCTTAACAACTGCTTTACGTCTTTCCACACTCAATTCTGCAGGAAAACAATCCCTGCTAACTGCCACAATGCCGAGTTTAACTTTTGGTACGTTATACATTTTAGAGATCCCCCTTAATATTTTTTGCATTTAAATTAAAAAAAATTATTGTCGTATACTGTTACGTTCAAGTAAAATAAACATCTACCTTTTGAGACAGGATTCCTTTATAATAAGCTCCGGTATAATAGTTTTCTGAACAGGCTCTGTCGGATAATCGTTTTGCTTTATCATTTGCAGTAGAATTTCAGCGGCTTCCTCACCTAACTTCTCCTTAGGGTGACGGACTGTGGTAATCTTCACGGGGCAATTCGCAGAAAAATAGGAGTCGTCAAATCCCGTTATCGATATATCATCAGGTACTTTTACACCTAAGCTTTTCAGCAGCTCATATACTCTGAATGCAATCTCATCATTATAGCAAGCTATTGCATCAACTCCACGATTCTCTTCCAGCAACCGTTTAACCATATTATAAGGCTTAATATCCCTGTCCTCAGTGTGAAACCAAACTACATCATCGGGGTTATAGGCCATACCTGCATCAGCAATGGCTTTTGCATATCCATTATGTCTTTCAACCCCTTGAACATCATCAGCCTTGAATATTCCTGCTATTTTTTTATGCCCTAGTTTTGCCAGATATTCCACAGCCGAATACATGCCTTTAGCATCATCCAGTATAACATGTGATTTACTATTAAGCTGCTGATAAAAGCCATGAATAAATATATATGGTATACGGTGGTTGTCCAGTGCTTCATAAAACTTCATATTTTCCGAATACAAGGCACTTTTGGTAGGCTCAATTATAAGACCCTCAACATTCTTCTGGAGTACATCTTCCAGACAAACAGCCTCATTTTTGGTATTATTATTGGTATTCTTGAGCATAATGCTGTAGCCCTTGGACGAAAGTACGCTATCAATGCCTTGAATAACCTTTGGAAAAATGTATTCTGAAATATAAGTTGTAATTACAGCAATATTTCTGGAGTCACTTCTTTTTCTGCTCCTATCCAGGCAGTAGGTTCCACGTCCGTGTTCAGTGTAAAGATATCCTTCATTCACAAGCATTGAAATAGCTTTTCTCACTGTATGCCTACTCAGGGACATTGTTTCCGCAAGAACGTTTTCCGAAGTAATTTGTTCTCCCGGCTTTATTTTCCCCATGAGTATTTCTTGTTTCAGATGCTCCATAAGCTTGAGGTACTTTACCTGATTATCATTCTTTTGCATTATAATCTCCTTATAAGCAACTTGTACGTACATCTTAATTATACATTATAATTTCAAATACACAATACTGTTTATTAATAAAAAAACTGCCTTGATTTACATCAGGCAGTAATAGTAAAAAAACTTATTATTTAGAAGGCTTTGTATTATTATTTGCCTTCTTATCATAATTATTTTGAGGCATTTTACGGGTATCGTATTTTTTTTTATCCATTTCCCACAACTTTCTTTGATAATCTAAAAATTCATGTAATTTCATTTTAAAATCACCTCCTGATTTTATGTTATGTTAACAATTCAGGAGTTGTTACAAATATAGTCATGACTAAACCCCTACTGGATACTCATACCTAGCCAAACAAATTTATATCTTAACTAGAAAAAAGTGTATACACCTAATCCCCTATATTGTGGATTAGGTCATGTCATTATCTACAATATATACACACATATATAGTAATATCCACAGTTTAATTCACAAAATGTTGTGTTTCTGTGGATAAAGTCTTGTTGTCGCCCTAACTAATCCACAAAGTTTTCAACAGACTGTTAACAAAACCTAATAAAACTGTAAAACTTACAAACCTGATTTTATAATCTTTACATAAAACTTTCTGTTTCTTGGTCCGTCAAACTCGCAGAAATAAATTCCCTGCCAGGTGCCAAGCAGTAATTTTCCTTCTTCAACAATGATGTACTGGCTGCTGCCCATGGCACTGGCTTTTAAATGTGCTGAACTATTTCCCTCATAGTGCCTGAATTCGGCCCTGTCGGGATAAGCCTTATCCAAACCGTAAAGCATATCTCTAACCACATCAGGGTCAGCATTTTCATTAATAGTAATCCCGGCAGTTGTGTGGGGACAATATACCAAAACCGCCCCATCGCTTATCCCGCTTTCAGCCACGGTCTCAGCAACCCTCCCAGTAATATTATAAAAATTCTGTCTTTCTGTTTTTAAGCTGAACTCACGTACCATTACAATCTTACCTCCACTTGTTTATCAATTTCTATAAGGCCCTCTTCCACTACACAATCAAGAGCCAATATATCCACACCTTTATTATGAGCAGATTTCAAAACATCTGCAAATTCTTTATGTGTTACGCTGTTGGGCTTAAAATAGTCCACATCTTTCATCTGTATTACAAAAATTACATACGCCTTATAACCGTCACGTAAGCTCTCAATAAGCTCATTTATATGCCTTACGCCCCTTTCGGTAGGTGCATCGGGAAAAAGCACTACATTATTTTCTTCAAGCGTTACTCCTTTTACCTCAATAAAAATCTTATCCTTTTTGGTTTCAACATAAAAATCAAACCTTGAATTTTTATATTTTGCCTCAGGTTTTATAAGAGTAACCTCATTAAATAAATTCCCCTTTTCCAGCCACTCCCGGACCACTTTGTTTGGAACCTGACTATCCATATTAATATGCCTGGTTCCTTTTATAACGCTAATAAGGTCAAATCCTGTTTTACGGTGGGGATTATCAGATTTCTGAACATACACAACTGCACCCGGTAATAAAAGCTCTTTACATCTTCCGGTATTCTTAACATGACAGACCTCGGTGACACCATCAATTTTCACATATGCAATGAATCTATTTGGCCTTTCAATGAATATTCCTTTTTTAATATTTTTATATTTCAATTTATCCTCCTACTGCCTGTCTCTTTGTAAATTACATCAAAAGAATATCATATAATCCGGTAAAAAAACTATAAATATTTTGTTAATACAGTCTTAATATGGGTATAAATACATTAACTTTAATTTGGTTAATATACTAATAACAATATATTGGAGGAGGTTTTCTATGAAGACAGAAGTTGCTTATTATCGTTGCAAGCAGTGTGGCAATATTGTGAGTATAATAAAAAATGGTGGAGGGAAACTGGTCTGTTGCGGTGAGCAGATGGAAAGACTTGAACCAAATACTACGGATGCAGCTCTAGAAAAACATGTTCCCGTAGCGGAAAGAAAAGACGGTCAGATTGTAGTACAAATTGGTTCCGTGGCCCACCCGATGATTGATGCTCATTATATTGAGTGGATCGAAGTTGCAGGCGATGAAGGTACTGAAAGAATCGTTCTTTCACCCGGTGATGAGCCAAAGGCAGTTTTTGCAGACAAGAGTAACGCAGAAGTTTATGCATACTGTAATCTGCATGGATTATGGATGTCTCATGTAAAATAATTATAATGGCCCTGTAAAGTGACTTGCTTTGCAGGGCTTATTAGTTACTCTATAAATGTATTAATTCTTGTTCCTCGTTGACAATTGCTATAGATGCACTCGCTCCTATTCTGGTTGCACCGGCTTCTACCATTGCCTTTGCGGTCATATAATCCCGTATACCCCCGGCTGCTTTTACTCCCATATCAGGACCCACAGTTTTTCTCATAAGCCTCACATCATCAATTGTAGCCCCTCCTGTACTGAATCCGGTAGAAGTCTTAACAAAATCGGCTCCTGCTGCTTTGCATATTTTACAACAAATAACTTTTTCCTCATCAGTAAGGAGGCATGTTTCAAGTATTACCTTAACAATTGC
This region of Clostridium sp. BNL1100 genomic DNA includes:
- a CDS encoding LacI family DNA-binding transcriptional regulator; its protein translation is MANANIKLIAEKTNLSPGTVSIVLNGRGDKMRISEKTQNRVWEEAKLLGYKPNIYARRLRNQSAGNSAAIIGILWPSVYSSELIVNFFDGIQNSILNDKLNVEVVFKPYQYSEISKMEDIFKNQLFNGVIIVGASDSDVDYLYKINSTMPIILFNRQNDKYGTVCIDNYTTGEKVSRLLAARGHKKAGLICPNLLSRNFSMRRTGFLDGCQKYGITVLPEHIIHETLDSEGGYRSAEKLLRSQPLPSALFLLVSGYSHEVYSVLQKNGVRIPEDIEIIGCSDIVSSRILKPSMTVIDLPIQKMVKKSLQLILDMINGYIQEPHNIFEEAYFIFRESCGGFPDSEPVI
- a CDS encoding YkuS family protein produces the protein MNQKIAIEPNLTPIKDYLTKKGYKVENMDYGQGATKNNYDAIIVAGVETNIMGIQDTSSKAIVINADGMTEEQVYQELQSRLH
- the araD gene encoding L-ribulose-5-phosphate 4-epimerase, with protein sequence MLEQLKQAVLEANLELPKKGLVTYTWGNVSGIDRESGLIAIKPSGVEYDVMTADDIVLIDLTGKVVEGKLKPSSDAPTHVALYNAFPEIGGVTHTHSRWATAFAQAGMGIPAYGTTHADYFYGEIPCTREMTKVEIESDYEANTGTVIIEAFKNLNPNYIPAVLVKNHAPFTWGKSAADAVHNSVVLEEIAMMAIQCRQLNPNVTSMPQVLLDKHFMRKHGPKAYYGQK
- a CDS encoding FGGY-family carbohydrate kinase, translated to MTHELNDGRNAIINGQTTIGIELGSTRIKTVLIGADNAPIASGSHDWENSYINNIWTYSLEDIWKGVQNSYQEMIKEVREKFGVGLKTTGAIGFSGMMHGYMVFDKEENLLTPFRTWRNTITAQASEELTKLFSYPIPQRWSIAHLYQAILNNEEHVSGIDFMTTLAGYIHWKLTGEKVLGVGEASGVFPIDLNTKGFNSNMIKQFNEVNDSHNFSWKLENILPKVLVSGTEAGKLTEEGAKLLDVTGELQAGIPLCPPEGDAGTGMVATNSVAVRTGNVSAGTSVFAMVVLEKELSKVYPEIDLVTTPDGSLVGMVHSNNCTSDYDAWMGIFAEAVKALGFDVKKPQLYDTLLGLALQGDPDCGGLLAYGYISGEHITHFEEGRPMVVRSSNSNFNLANFIRVNLFTSLGALKTGLDILFQKEAVKVDGITGHGGFFKTKEVGQKIMAAAFNVPVSVMKTAGEGGAWGIALLASYMINRTSSQSLEDFLKQNVFGESQGEIVQPDPKDVDGFNEFMKRYTKGLDIERAAVNSLN
- a CDS encoding fucose isomerase; the protein is MYNVPKVKLGIVAVSRDCFPAELSVERRKAVVKACAEKGLEIFQANTAVENEIDVLNALKELKDADVNALVVYLGNFGPEGPETILAQKFDGPVMFVAAAEESEGNLIGGRGDAYCGMLNASYNLALRKLNPYIPEYPVGDPQDVSEMVGDFENIARILLGLSKLKIFSFGPRPFNFVACNAPIKPLYDLGVEIMENSELDLFEAFNNHKDDPRIPAVVKEMEEELKNGNGYPGILPKLAQYEITLLDWAEQNKGASEYFVFANKCWPAFQTQFGFVPCYVNSRLAAKGIPVACETDIYGALSEYIITCATQMPATLLDINNSVPKDMFENNKDLFNGYTLTDLFMGFHCGNTPSCMMKNHSMKYQLIMHRLLEPDKEPDISRGTLEGTIRPGDITFFRLQGTADSQLRSYVAEGEIIDVDPKSFGGIGVFAIKEMGRFYRHVLIAKRYPHHGGVAFKHMGKVLFATMKLLGVEDVAFNQPAAMLYKDENPFK
- a CDS encoding GntR family transcriptional regulator, which translates into the protein MQKNDNQVKYLKLMEHLKQEILMGKIKPGEQITSENVLAETMSLSRHTVRKAISMLVNEGYLYTEHGRGTYCLDRSRKRSDSRNIAVITTYISEYIFPKVIQGIDSVLSSKGYSIMLKNTNNNTKNEAVCLEDVLQKNVEGLIIEPTKSALYSENMKFYEALDNHRIPYIFIHGFYQQLNSKSHVILDDAKGMYSAVEYLAKLGHKKIAGIFKADDVQGVERHNGYAKAIADAGMAYNPDDVVWFHTEDRDIKPYNMVKRLLEENRGVDAIACYNDEIAFRVYELLKSLGVKVPDDISITGFDDSYFSANCPVKITTVRHPKEKLGEEAAEILLQMIKQNDYPTEPVQKTIIPELIIKESCLKR
- a CDS encoding secondary thiamine-phosphate synthase enzyme YjbQ, translating into MVREFSLKTERQNFYNITGRVAETVAESGISDGAVLVYCPHTTAGITINENADPDVVRDMLYGLDKAYPDRAEFRHYEGNSSAHLKASAMGSSQYIIVEEGKLLLGTWQGIYFCEFDGPRNRKFYVKIIKSGL
- the sfsA gene encoding DNA/RNA nuclease SfsA produces the protein MKYKNIKKGIFIERPNRFIAYVKIDGVTEVCHVKNTGRCKELLLPGAVVYVQKSDNPHRKTGFDLISVIKGTRHINMDSQVPNKVVREWLEKGNLFNEVTLIKPEAKYKNSRFDFYVETKKDKIFIEVKGVTLEENNVVLFPDAPTERGVRHINELIESLRDGYKAYVIFVIQMKDVDYFKPNSVTHKEFADVLKSAHNKGVDILALDCVVEEGLIEIDKQVEVRL
- a CDS encoding desulfoferrodoxin translates to MKTEVAYYRCKQCGNIVSIIKNGGGKLVCCGEQMERLEPNTTDAALEKHVPVAERKDGQIVVQIGSVAHPMIDAHYIEWIEVAGDEGTERIVLSPGDEPKAVFADKSNAEVYAYCNLHGLWMSHVK